One genomic region from Salinicola endophyticus encodes:
- a CDS encoding iron-containing redox enzyme family protein, producing the protein MTPYQTLQQQTAEQRQWLLDTPVIRRALAGDIDRATYQAFLTQAYHHVKFTVPLMMACGARLPERLEWLRGALVEYIEEEYGHQAWILDDIRALGGDAEAVAAGRPSPATELMVSYVRDVIEHGNPIGFFGMVQVLEGTSTAIATQAAEKMRDGAGLPADAFRYLESHGSLDIGHLAFFEEQINRIESVQDLQAVIDTANMVYRLYGAMFRTLGQAAGDAHTSEVLADALV; encoded by the coding sequence ATGACCCCGTATCAGACCCTGCAGCAACAAACCGCCGAACAGCGCCAGTGGCTGCTGGACACCCCGGTGATCCGCCGCGCCCTGGCCGGTGACATCGATCGCGCCACTTATCAGGCTTTCCTCACCCAGGCCTACCACCACGTCAAGTTCACGGTACCGCTGATGATGGCCTGCGGCGCGCGCCTGCCCGAGCGCCTGGAGTGGCTGCGCGGCGCGCTGGTCGAGTACATCGAGGAAGAGTACGGCCACCAGGCGTGGATTCTCGATGACATTCGCGCCCTCGGCGGCGACGCCGAGGCGGTCGCCGCCGGGCGCCCGTCGCCGGCCACCGAACTGATGGTGAGCTACGTGCGCGACGTGATCGAACACGGCAATCCGATCGGCTTCTTCGGTATGGTTCAGGTGCTCGAAGGCACCAGCACCGCCATCGCCACCCAGGCGGCGGAGAAGATGCGCGACGGCGCCGGCCTGCCCGCCGATGCCTTCCGCTACCTGGAGTCCCACGGCAGCCTCGACATCGGCCACCTGGCGTTCTTCGAAGAGCAGATCAACCGCATCGAATCGGTCCAGGACCTGCAGGCGGTGATCGATACCGCCAACATGGTCTACCGCCTCTACGGCGCCATGTTCCGGACCCTCGGCCAGGCCGCGGGCGACGCCCACACCAGCGAGGTGCTCGCCGATGCGCTGGTCTGA
- a CDS encoding SDR family oxidoreductase, which yields MRWSDRRILVTGASGGIGGALIAKLADTGATLLIVGRNQTVLTRLAALAPERIHVLGADLAQAEDRRRVVEAANEARIDMLINAAGSNQFGLFEEQAPAAISAMVELNVTATLLLTQALLPRLLHHDRAWVVNVGSAFGAIGHPGYATYCATKFALRGFSQALRRELADTPVAVLHIAPRATRTGMNSAAADSLNAALGNAVDAPEAVAAAIVSSIEKRTRERQLGWPECLLVRLNGLLPGLVDRALKKRLPIIQRHARRVSTPSS from the coding sequence ATGCGCTGGTCTGATCGCCGCATCCTGGTCACCGGTGCCAGCGGCGGTATCGGCGGCGCCCTGATCGCCAAGCTCGCCGACACCGGCGCCACGCTGCTGATCGTCGGGCGTAACCAGACGGTCTTGACCCGCCTGGCGGCGCTGGCGCCGGAGCGCATCCACGTACTGGGCGCGGATCTCGCCCAGGCCGAAGATCGCCGCCGGGTCGTCGAAGCCGCCAACGAGGCGCGCATCGACATGCTGATCAACGCCGCCGGCAGCAACCAGTTCGGCCTGTTCGAGGAGCAGGCCCCGGCAGCCATCAGCGCCATGGTCGAACTCAACGTCACCGCCACTCTGCTGCTGACCCAGGCGCTGCTGCCGCGTCTGCTGCACCACGACCGCGCCTGGGTCGTCAACGTCGGGTCGGCCTTCGGCGCCATCGGCCACCCGGGCTACGCCACCTACTGTGCCACCAAGTTCGCCCTGCGCGGCTTCAGCCAGGCACTACGCCGCGAGCTCGCCGACACCCCGGTGGCGGTGCTGCACATCGCCCCGCGGGCGACCCGCACCGGGATGAACAGTGCCGCCGCGGACTCGCTCAACGCCGCGCTCGGCAACGCCGTCGACGCCCCGGAGGCGGTAGCCGCGGCAATCGTCTCGAGCATCGAGAAACGTACCCGCGAACGCCAGCTGGGCTGGCCCGAGTGCCTGCTGGTCCGTCTCAACGGCCTACTGCCCGGATTGGTCGACCGCGCGCTCAAGAAACGGCTACCGATCATCCAGCGCCACGCGCGTCGCGTCTCGACGCCCTCTTCCTGA
- a CDS encoding LLM class flavin-dependent oxidoreductase, which yields MSRLADIPLSVLDLAPITLDGTPAETFRHTVDLAQQTERLGYNRYWLAEHHNIDGIASAATSLLIGHVAGATSTIRVGSGGIMLPNHPPLVVAEQFGTLETLYPGRIDLGLGRAPGSDGVTMQAMRRDPYAGVNDFPDRLDELRRYLGDATPGQRVRAIPGQGTHVPIWLLGSSGYSAQLAARLGLPFAFAGQFAPGYMREALHLYREGFQPGVLDAPHAMIGIPLVAAESDERARFLATTQQQKFLNLIRGKSTRTRPPVERLDWRPQEEAAVSQNLGAAVVGGPESVRRQLDELLDATGADEIMVNTDCYDHADRVRSYEILAEVWKSA from the coding sequence ATGTCACGACTGGCCGACATTCCACTTTCGGTGCTGGACCTGGCACCGATCACCCTCGACGGTACCCCGGCGGAGACCTTCCGCCATACCGTCGATCTCGCCCAGCAGACCGAGCGCCTGGGCTACAACCGCTACTGGCTGGCCGAGCACCACAACATCGATGGCATCGCCAGCGCCGCGACCAGCCTGCTGATCGGCCATGTCGCCGGCGCCACGTCGACGATCCGCGTGGGTAGCGGTGGCATCATGCTGCCCAACCATCCGCCGCTGGTGGTGGCCGAGCAGTTCGGCACCCTGGAGACGCTCTACCCCGGCCGCATCGACCTGGGCCTGGGCCGCGCCCCGGGCTCGGACGGTGTGACCATGCAGGCGATGCGCCGCGACCCCTATGCTGGGGTCAACGACTTCCCCGACCGCCTCGACGAGCTACGTCGCTATCTCGGCGACGCCACCCCGGGTCAGCGCGTGCGCGCGATTCCCGGCCAGGGCACCCACGTGCCCATCTGGCTGCTCGGCTCCAGCGGCTACAGCGCCCAGCTCGCCGCACGGCTGGGTCTGCCGTTCGCCTTCGCCGGCCAGTTCGCCCCCGGCTACATGCGCGAAGCCCTGCACCTCTATCGCGAGGGCTTCCAGCCCGGCGTGCTCGACGCCCCCCACGCCATGATCGGCATTCCGCTGGTCGCCGCGGAGAGCGACGAGCGCGCGCGCTTCCTCGCCACCACCCAGCAGCAGAAGTTCCTCAACCTGATCCGCGGCAAGAGCACACGCACACGGCCGCCGGTCGAGCGGCTCGACTGGCGGCCCCAGGAAGAGGCCGCAGTCTCGCAGAATCTCGGCGCCGCCGTGGTCGGTGGTCCAGAGAGCGTGCGCCGTCAGCTCGACGAGCTGCTCGACGCCACCGGTGCCGACGAGATCATGGTCAACACCGACTGCTACGACCACGCCGACCGCGTGCGCTCCTACGAGATTCTGGCAGAGGTATGGAAAAGCGCCTGA
- the tal gene encoding transaldolase — protein MTQQLDSLKQLSMVVADTGDLDAIRRYQPHDATTNPSLILKAFDLDGYQDLIDETLAAVKSEVSDPDARIEEAVDRLSVAMGTEITKIVPGRVSTEVAAKLSFDEAASIDKAHHLISLYEKQGVSKDRVLIKLASTWEGIRAAEKLEKEGINCNLTLLFSDAQARACFEAGVFLISPFVGRVTDWYKKATGTESYAPDEDPGVKFVRGVCDYASRYGYQTVVMGASFRNTDQILALAGCNRLTISPALLEELSSTEGEVTRKVTDESDRAEHPGRIGEAQFRWEHNEDAMATEKLAEGIRNFAADQKKLEGLLAKRLG, from the coding sequence ATGACACAGCAGCTCGACTCTCTCAAACAGCTTTCCATGGTCGTGGCCGACACTGGCGATCTCGACGCCATCCGGCGCTATCAGCCGCACGATGCCACGACCAATCCGTCTTTGATTCTCAAGGCCTTCGATCTCGACGGCTATCAGGACCTGATCGACGAGACCCTGGCTGCGGTGAAGTCCGAGGTCTCCGACCCCGATGCGCGCATCGAAGAGGCGGTCGACCGGCTGTCGGTGGCGATGGGTACCGAGATCACCAAGATCGTGCCGGGGCGCGTCTCCACCGAAGTCGCGGCCAAGCTCTCCTTCGATGAAGCGGCCAGCATCGACAAGGCCCATCACCTGATCTCGCTCTACGAGAAGCAGGGGGTCTCCAAGGATCGCGTGCTGATCAAGCTCGCTTCCACCTGGGAAGGCATTCGTGCCGCCGAGAAGCTCGAGAAGGAGGGCATCAACTGCAACCTGACGCTGCTCTTCTCCGATGCCCAGGCGCGCGCCTGCTTCGAGGCCGGGGTGTTCCTGATCTCGCCCTTCGTGGGGCGTGTCACCGACTGGTACAAGAAGGCCACCGGTACCGAATCCTACGCCCCGGACGAAGACCCGGGGGTCAAGTTCGTGCGCGGTGTATGCGACTACGCCAGCCGCTACGGCTACCAGACCGTGGTGATGGGGGCCAGTTTCCGTAACACTGACCAGATCCTGGCGCTGGCGGGCTGCAATCGCCTGACCATCTCGCCGGCCCTGCTGGAAGAGCTCTCCTCCACCGAAGGTGAGGTGACGCGCAAGGTCACCGATGAGAGCGATCGCGCCGAGCACCCGGGCCGGATCGGTGAAGCCCAGTTCCGCTGGGAGCACAACGAAGACGCCATGGCGACCGAAAAGCTCGCCGAAGGCATTCGTAACTTCGCCGCCGACCAGAAGAAGCTGGAAGGGCTGCTGGCCAAGCGCCTCGGCTGA
- the xylB gene encoding xylulokinase — protein sequence MYIGVDCGTQSTKVVLVDGADGRIVGEASRPHALDQGDNGRREQRVESWTDAFRGALDEALAQAGVDGRAVRAIGISGQQHGMVALDAEGVAVHPAKLWNDTETAAWNADLIERLGGEAGCLDKLGLVLQTGYTASKVAWLRETHPEAYARIATLLLPHDYLNFWLTGERVAEAGDASGTGYFDTRTRQWRHDVFAAIAPELDPAQVLPRLIDSREAAGTVRPELARELGLGEDVLVASGGGDNMMGAIGTGNIVPGRVTISLGTSGTIAVHSPEPVVPDSAMVANFCASHAGWLPLICTMNVTSATTTIRELVGLDIAGFNRAVESAEPGAGGVTLLPFFSGERVPALPQAHASLHGLTSLNTRPANLCRAAVESATFGLRYGLELLGPLADQATQVRLVGGGAKSAVWRQIVADVLDVEVVCPVVTEAAAFGGAIQARWCDRRDAEVDLAALCQAWVALDESTLTRPRPEVVARYHTLYRHYRETLAAQYAIAD from the coding sequence ATGTACATCGGCGTGGATTGCGGCACTCAGAGCACCAAGGTGGTGCTGGTCGACGGTGCGGACGGGCGGATCGTCGGCGAGGCGTCGCGACCTCACGCGCTGGATCAGGGCGACAACGGGCGCCGTGAGCAGCGCGTCGAGAGCTGGACCGACGCCTTTCGTGGCGCCCTCGACGAAGCCCTGGCGCAGGCCGGGGTCGACGGCCGCGCCGTGCGCGCGATTGGTATCTCCGGCCAGCAGCACGGCATGGTGGCGCTGGATGCCGAGGGCGTGGCGGTGCATCCGGCCAAACTCTGGAACGATACCGAGACCGCGGCCTGGAACGCAGACCTGATCGAACGGCTCGGCGGCGAGGCGGGCTGTCTCGACAAGCTGGGCCTGGTGCTGCAGACCGGTTACACCGCCTCCAAGGTCGCCTGGCTGCGCGAGACCCACCCCGAGGCCTATGCGCGCATCGCCACGCTGCTGCTGCCGCACGACTATCTCAACTTCTGGCTCACCGGTGAGCGCGTGGCCGAGGCCGGGGATGCCTCCGGCACCGGCTACTTCGATACCCGAACCCGCCAGTGGCGCCACGACGTGTTTGCGGCCATCGCCCCGGAGCTCGACCCGGCGCAGGTGTTGCCGCGACTGATCGACTCGCGCGAAGCGGCCGGCACGGTGCGCCCCGAACTCGCCCGTGAGCTGGGCCTGGGCGAAGACGTGCTGGTCGCCAGCGGCGGCGGCGACAACATGATGGGCGCGATCGGCACCGGCAACATCGTGCCCGGCCGGGTGACCATCAGTCTCGGCACCTCGGGCACCATCGCCGTTCACTCGCCGGAGCCGGTGGTGCCCGACAGCGCCATGGTGGCCAACTTCTGCGCCAGCCACGCCGGCTGGTTGCCGCTGATCTGCACCATGAACGTGACCTCCGCCACCACCACCATACGGGAGCTGGTGGGGCTCGATATCGCCGGCTTCAATCGCGCGGTCGAGAGCGCCGAGCCGGGCGCCGGCGGTGTCACCCTGCTGCCGTTCTTCAGCGGCGAACGGGTACCGGCGCTGCCCCAGGCCCACGCCAGCCTGCACGGCCTCACCAGTCTCAATACGCGCCCCGCCAACCTGTGCCGGGCGGCGGTGGAGAGCGCCACCTTCGGCCTGCGTTACGGGCTCGAGCTGCTGGGGCCGCTGGCCGATCAAGCGACCCAGGTGCGCCTGGTCGGCGGTGGCGCCAAGAGCGCGGTGTGGCGCCAGATCGTCGCCGACGTGCTGGATGTCGAGGTGGTCTGTCCGGTGGTGACCGAAGCCGCCGCGTTCGGCGGTGCGATTCAGGCGCGCTGGTGCGACCGGCGCGACGCTGAAGTCGATCTCGCCGCGCTGTGCCAGGCCTGGGTGGCGCTGGACGAGAGCACGCTGACGCGGCCGCGCCCCGAGGTGGTGGCGCGCTATCACACCCTCTATCGCCACTATCGCGAGACCCTGGCGGCGCAGTACGCGATCGCCGACTGA
- a CDS encoding mannitol dehydrogenase family protein: MTALNQANLTQLDAAVATPSYARDRVTPGIVHFGVGGFHRAHQAMYLDTLMNRGEALDWGIVGIGVMPGDKRMQAALAAQDHLYTLVVKHPDGEYQPRVIGSIIDYLYAPDDIEAVLETLADPRIRIVSLTVTEGGYNFHHVTGEFDLDNPDVQHDLASPQTPRTTFGIVIEALARRRARDIAPFTLMSCDNIQGNGEVAHKMFVAYARARDPELGAWVEAEVRFPNSMVDRITPVTTAADIDEIAERFGLEDRWPVVCEPFTQWVLEDHFSLGRPAFETVEVQVVEDVMPYELMKLRLLNASHQALTYFGYLAGYRYAHEVCQDRTFVDFLLAYMDREATPTLSPVPGVDLDAYKHTLIARFANPEIKDTLARLCAESSDRIPKWLVPVIRERLAQDGDIRLSAAVVASWARYAEGVDEQGASIEVVDRLKDSLMAIAQRNRDEPTAFIENRQLFGDLADDPRFRAAYLDALERLHRDGARACVEHLIGA; encoded by the coding sequence ATGACCGCACTCAACCAAGCCAATCTGACCCAGCTCGATGCCGCCGTCGCGACCCCGAGCTATGCGCGTGATCGGGTCACGCCGGGGATCGTCCATTTCGGCGTGGGTGGCTTTCACCGTGCCCACCAGGCGATGTATCTCGACACCCTGATGAATCGCGGCGAGGCGCTCGACTGGGGCATCGTCGGGATCGGCGTGATGCCGGGCGACAAGCGCATGCAGGCGGCGCTGGCGGCTCAGGACCACCTCTATACGCTGGTGGTCAAGCATCCCGACGGCGAGTACCAGCCGCGGGTGATCGGCTCGATCATCGACTATCTCTATGCCCCGGACGATATCGAGGCGGTGCTCGAGACCCTGGCCGACCCGCGCATCCGCATCGTGTCGCTGACGGTCACCGAGGGCGGCTACAACTTTCACCATGTCACCGGCGAGTTCGATCTCGACAACCCCGATGTGCAGCACGACCTGGCCTCGCCGCAGACGCCGCGGACCACCTTCGGGATCGTCATCGAGGCGTTGGCGCGGCGTCGGGCGCGCGACATCGCGCCGTTCACGCTGATGTCCTGCGACAACATCCAGGGCAACGGCGAAGTCGCGCACAAGATGTTCGTCGCCTATGCCCGCGCCCGCGACCCCGAACTCGGCGCCTGGGTCGAGGCCGAGGTGCGCTTCCCCAACTCGATGGTCGATCGCATCACGCCGGTCACCACGGCCGCCGACATCGACGAGATCGCCGAGCGCTTCGGCCTCGAGGATCGCTGGCCGGTGGTGTGCGAGCCCTTCACCCAGTGGGTGCTGGAGGATCACTTCAGCCTCGGCCGGCCGGCCTTCGAGACGGTCGAGGTACAGGTGGTCGAGGATGTCATGCCCTATGAACTGATGAAGCTGCGCCTGCTCAACGCCAGCCACCAGGCGCTGACCTACTTCGGCTATCTGGCGGGCTACCGCTACGCCCATGAGGTGTGTCAGGATCGAACCTTCGTCGATTTCCTGCTCGCCTACATGGATCGCGAGGCGACACCGACGCTCTCACCGGTGCCGGGGGTCGATCTCGACGCCTACAAGCACACCCTGATCGCGCGTTTCGCCAATCCGGAGATCAAGGACACCCTGGCGCGACTCTGCGCGGAAAGCTCGGATCGCATTCCCAAGTGGCTGGTACCGGTGATCCGTGAGCGGTTGGCCCAGGATGGCGATATCCGTCTCAGTGCGGCGGTGGTCGCCAGCTGGGCGCGCTATGCCGAAGGGGTCGACGAGCAGGGCGCGTCGATCGAGGTGGTCGACCGGCTCAAGGATTCGCTGATGGCGATCGCCCAGCGCAACCGCGACGAACCCACGGCGTTCATCGAGAACCGCCAGCTGTTCGGCGATCTGGCCGACGACCCGCGCTTTCGCGCGGCCTATCTCGACGCCCTGGAACGGCTGCACCGCGACGGCGCCCGTGCCTGCGTCGAGCACCTGATCGGCGCCTGA